From Indicator indicator isolate 239-I01 chromosome 12, UM_Iind_1.1, whole genome shotgun sequence:
TGACCATCACTTGGTTCCTGGCGGCGGGAAGGAAATGGAGCTGTGAAGCCATTGCACAAAAGGCCATGTGGTTCCACGCAGTAGCCTGGGGCATACCTGGGTTCCTAACCATTATGCTCCTTGCAATGAACAAAGTCGAAGGGGACAATATCAGTggagtttgttttgtgggtCTCTACGATGTGGATGCCTCTCTGTACTTTGTGCTTTTGCccttgtgcctctgtgtgttttTGGGCCTGTCTCTGCTTTTGGCTGGTATCATCTCTTTAAATCACGTCAGGCAGGTCATACAGCACGATGGCAGGAACCAGGAGAAGCTAAAGAAGTTCATGATCCGAATTGGAGTTTTTAGTGGTTTGTACCTGGTGCCGCTCGTCGCACTGCTTGGATGTTATGGCTATGAACTGGTGAACCGCAAGGTCTGGGAAACGACTTGGGTGTTCGACCACTGTGACCAGTACCATATTCCTTGTCCCTATCAGGTAAGCAGCAATTCCCTTTAGATATAATACTGGCAAGTTAATGAACAAAAACCCCTTATGCATCACCATCCCTGCCGTTCGATTAGGAAATTACTTTCACCTTAATTAATCAGTTGAAGAACATGCAGTGATTAGTTGCTGTTGAAGCCAAAATCAAAGGTATGATATTTTTGCCTTGAAATTTTTGACTAATCAAATTGATGGCACTCAGCAATTTAAATTCCAACTCACAGCTCTGAAGGGAATCTAATAATCTTTATGCTACTTGAACTTCATGTTACAAGTCTTGTTGGAGAAGAAGATCAGTCTTCACGGTATCCATTCCTAAAAGCAGTTGCTCAATATTTGGGTGCCTAGCTTAGTATCAAAGTACCTAGGGTGAATTTTCATCAATCTCAGTTGAAGCTAAAACATAATGATTCTTGAAATTGAGTCTAAATGGGATTTTAAGTGTTGTTTACAACCACAGATTTAAACTCACTTTCCTTCTTCAAAGCGTAGAAGTGTAAACCACTTGAAACTGCAAAACAAATTTCTGCTATGTTTGTTCCACAGCAGATGTCATTTGCAGGCTGATTTTCAGTAATgtgaagagatctttaagaaaacccaagcaaataaacaagaaaacccacaaCCCCGACATCACTTTAAATTGCTGAGGTGTTCATCTTTGAACATTTGACTCTTTAAAAAACTTGGAGAGGCTTTTAAAGTAAATCTGCCCATGTTCAGTACTCTTTATGGATTCAATCTTTTCTAAGTACATAAACCATGCTGCAATTGCAAGTAATTTCTGGTTTGTTCCTTTCCATTTAAGAACAAATACAGAAGACACCAGCACTAAGAGAAATGCAAGCATCTGATGtcatctttctttgctttgtaCTTACCATCTATGTTTTTATTGCAGTGAAGTTAGCATTAAAAGGAGGAGTATCAGCACAGGCATTATGGAATGATAGGCTTGATCCTTCTACATACCTAAACATCCTCTATATCCTCTCTGTTGAAGTCAGTGTAAGATGAgactttggtttatttttgcttcCAAGCGCACTTGTTTTACACTGAGCTCTGTATCAACTTAAATGGCCCAAAACagagagtttaaaaacaaaaagacaaaacaaaagaaaaagacaagacaaaacaaatcaaaaaaacccaaacgaaAAATCTCCTCAGTTATTTTCTGGTGTTTAAATATAACAGCAAAGTATAAGAGCATGTGTTGTCAGCCTTTAATTAACCTGTTGGAGAAAGTAAACAGCAACAGGGAATGTTAGGCAAAAACAGGCTTAATGGGATCTGTGCCCTAATAAAGAACAGTGTGTGCTAGCTGTGGGCTAACTTCAAGGGGTGTACTCAGCCTTGGCTTACCTCAGTTAGCTTGTAGGCTTCTGTTACATTGGCTACAtgtagtgggttgaaaattccaccccCAATATTAAAttctgccagaccagctcagttggaagcaaatgaaagctgtatttacaagcaaaaccataatctacaatggaatgcaatgaatatgtacaaaacatataggatttacaatatttacaggtatttacaattaataaacagcacaaggaccacccccggccaaagaccaggggaagctaatagcttctccctccctgcctcccccttacctcCCTGTacaaaggggagaagaaaggagcagagggacattagacttagccaaaacaatgcagccgaggtccagcagaagcacaaagttagtatctcccagcccaaggaagcaagaagagagattgttttggtacaACTAGTTCAAGTCCCTTAtttctccaatgggattgtttagagaaatcattatttttctttttacacccaatagtgattttatttacattttcaccactttctgttcaagatctgtgaaaatgtttaaaggcatagcctaaaactaccacactccATCAAacccaaatgaaaacaaacttcAGTTAAGTATGCAGTGTTACCTGGCTAACAAAAAGAACGACTTTCATAGATGGGGCTGGCAGGTAAAGCCAGCTAAGGTGAATTGAATTGGTAGCGTGGGAGCAGAAGGTAACCACCTTTCACTGAGTTAAATGCCTCAGCtcctgtgatcctgttctgCAAATGGATGGATGAATTTtgcaacaaacagaaaactacTCTGCAGTTCCCTGCGGCTCCATGAAAACTGTGGCTAAGCTGATAAACTCCTGACTCATCCACTTACCGCTTCCCTTCAGCTGAGGGGATAAATCTTACATGcacaaaccattctctgaagaATGTGGGTACtaatccccccaaaaaaaaatatctttcctttcaatttaaaagaaaaacatttccttctgacTAATCTCCTCTCTGTGTATTCAGCTGTAGGCATTACCAAAGTCTGACCTGACTCTACATGCCTGAAGTTTGTCCAAGCCTCAACAGCCAGGAGGGGAAAGTCTCTCTTTAACATCatccctttgctttctctgtttaaaaaaataaatcaaggaatgtgttttcttcttgaCTTTTACTAAACTTGCTTATCTTCTAGGCAAAAGCACTAGCAAgaccagaaatatttttgtttctgatgAAATATTTGCTGACATTGATCGTTGGCATATCGCCGGTCTTCTGGGTGGGCAGTAAGAAGACTTGCTCTGAATGGGCCAATTTCTTCAACAGGAACCGCAAAAGAGAGTAAGAACAATTCTTCATTCCTCTGTACTGTAGAGTAAGTTGGATTCCAGACATGGTTCTTGAAATAGAGCTCAGGTAATCAATGTTGTCCTTAGACACTTTCTTTTTTGGAGTCTGAGTGCTGCGTGTGGGCTTGAGAAAAACTCCACTGGAGACTGTGGAGGTTTTACATGTGCAGTGTCCTTTTGACAGCATTCTCCAGCAGACAGAAAGTGTTTCCCTCTGCTGgtattttcttcccccccccttcctagAGCAGAAAACCTCTTGTTGTGTTTAACATTGGCTAATACATCTCTGGTTGAATGAGAGAAGATTGTCTCAGCCATCAGTTTAGATCCTTTCAAGTGTTCTGGCTACTTCCTTCGGCAGAAGACTTAGTTGTGTTTACCAACAGGCCATAATAACgtcctctgcttttctcctctgccaggcttttcttattttaaaattaattttcattaaactCTCCTCAatattgcttttgttttatgCATCTTCTattccttatttttcttccaaaatggAATAATCCCATTTTAGGAAGTGTGTATGTATGGATTTAAACAGCTTATTAATGGCATCTCCATTTCTTGcagttgtcatttttttttccaataccTTTTTATTCCTTGATTATTTCTCTTTAGATTATCTCTGTTACTCTTAAATTGTATTTCTTTGGATTTCCCAAGGCAGCAATCCTTAAGCTCCTTTTATTTCACATCTACATTCCTTGGTGGTGAGCTTAcagcttcctttccctctccctttttttcccccctttttctgtatattttcttttcacttcagATGTTAACTGCTTTCAGCTataagaatttaaaaataattaagccAGTTTTACAAtgcttaccttttttttccacttgaacAGGGTTTGCTCTACATAAAGTTAATTTGGTAATACAGCTGCTTATGACCTCatcctgctttcctctcttaGATAATTAATCTATTGAAGTCCTCTCCTTGCacatgctctttttttttttttttttttccatttgtgttcattgccaaccctggatgtgtttaatgtcatttagatgtggtgcttggggatatgcccctgcttattgcagagggggttggactagatgacctttggaggtccctttcaacccagaccattctatgagatggtttaggggtgaactttttGGAGTAGGGTAGATGATTGGACTTcatgatcccaagggtcttttccaccctgtatggttctgtgattactCTCCAGCTCAGATTGCATCATGGTTGCTattgtttttgtgtgtgaagCTGTATGACATGATACCTAGGCTCATCCTGTTCATTCAGTGCCATGcttgtattttctttcagcCCAATCAGTGAGAGTCGCAGAGTGCTGCAAGAATCCTGTGAATTTTTCTTGAGGCACAATTCCAAAGTTAAACATAAAAAGAAGCACTACAAATCGACTTCACGCAGACTGAAAGTCATTTCCAAGTCGATGGGGACTAGTACAGGTGGCACAGCAAATCATGGAACTTCTGCAGTGGCCATCACTAATCATGATTATTTAAGCCACGAAACTGTGGCAGAAATTAAAACCTCTCCAGAGACGTCCGAGAAAGAGCTCGAGGCAGATGGGACATCAGCCCGAAGagtggaggaaggagagaacaGTGGAGATCAAATGTTACCTGGTTCTAAACTGACTGTGGATcagggggaaaagaggaacaAAGCAGACAGCACATGTGAGATGAGTAGCTTGGCTGAGAGCATGAAGAGAGGAGGTGAAGGAAGGTAAGGCTCCTTAACTCAGTCCTCTGCTTATGTGCATTACCAGTACTTCTAgaagttttctctttcttccccctgaaGAATCAGGGTACTCACACTGTACAGTTAACCCTCAGGAGCTGCCAGGGGTGCTGTAGTTCTTAGAAACTGTTTTATGTGGCCATATGTCTTTAGCACCTGGGCTGGTTTGTATTTCTGTAGGACTCTTCTTTAAGTGTTGAGTGCTGGAGCTTCAGCTGGGAGGATGTTCCTGTGTTGTTGAACAGTGAGCCTGAAGAAATCTATGGCTGCAGTGCCATCATTCTCAAAGGTGACAAGTCTGCAAAAGAACAGTGGTGCTCTTGAGCCTGGAAAAGTGTacagtactgcattcagttttgggctccccagtttaggagggacagggacctgctggagagggtccagcggagggccaggaggatgattaggggactggagcactgcctgatgaggaaagacttgagggacctggggatttttagtctggaaaagagaagacttagaggggatttaataaatgtttataattatctgagggctgggggtcaggagggaggggacaggctctgctcacttggtccttgtgataggacaaggatcaatggatgtaagctgcagcacaggaggttccacctcaccacaagggggaacttctttactgtaaggatcacagagcactggaacaggctccccagagaggttttggagtctccttctctggagactttcaaggcccatctggatgtgttcttctGTGACCTGAActggattgtatggtcctgctctggcaggggggtaggactggatgatctgtttgagtcccttccaacccctgacatcctgtgatcctgtcaaCTCTATTGCATTCTCTTGACAAGAAAATAGTTTGAGATACAATTTTGTTGCTAAAAatatggtgtttgttttttttttttcccagtgtaaTGCACTGTGCTTAGAacttaccccttgtcttttatATTTCATTACTTACAGGATAACTCCTAAAAGTGATTTTGTTGAATCTCCTTCGCTACAAAGCAGCTGTTCCCAAATCCCTGATGTCTCACAGGCAGCTTCTGTACCACTGCTTGTCTACTCTGCTTCAGACACCAGAAGAGAGCTGGATTCAGGAAACAGCTCAAACCTTTGAAAGGTTGAAATTTTCCTTGAACATTTTCAGTGCCTAAAACTGATAGGGATTCTGTGTTACACTGGAAAGAATGGATATCCTGTGCCTTATTATTAAATAACACACATACCTTGCTTTGCACTTAAGGAATGTTGTAAGTACTGTATTTTAGTCCTATCCAGGAATAATGGGAATTAAAGTGGGACACAGCTAGGTTGACAAGCAGTAATTTAAGAAAAagatatatctatatctatctatcttctTATAAAAGATGTAAGGAAATCTTATATCTTATAAATATTAAAATCTTACCCAAGTTTATTCCAAATATATTACTATTCCAAATATAAAGAACTCTTCATAATGAATTGCATTAAAATAATGCTTAGAAAGCACTGTTACTTTTCAAGGCATAAAAGttccatttgcatttttttcatgtttttggaggaggaaaaaattatcttttttattctctttttttaccACCTTAAACAGCAGTATCACTTCAATAAGGGATACACAAATTTATCATTCTAAGTTATATGTTGTGATGTATCAATCCTAGCACTGTCTTTTGGTAGCTTGTACACTGAGTATGAAAGGGAGTTGGGAGTTGTAATGATTTATTTTGTACATAAAAGTGAATTTTGTAAATAGCTGGCTGCATGTGGTCAGTGTTTAGAACTACTGTGTTGTATGTACTGTACAAACCGTGGGACAATTAACCTGCTTGCATTAGGTTGTTACTAAAACCAGCAGTCTTGTAGTGATCTGACAgtcaacagaatcacagaatatatctggttggaagagacctgcaagATGATCCAGACCAACCCTCaaaccagcactgaagggtcaacggTAAAGCaggtccctaagcaccaggtccacacagtACTTGAATagccccagggatggtgactccagcactaccctgggcagaccattccaatatttgagaacccttccaatgaagaaatatttcctaacacctaacctgaacctcccctggtgcagcttgaaaccatttcctctggtcctgttgtttgacaccaa
This genomic window contains:
- the FZD6 gene encoding frizzled-6; translation: MGALTFLATCGLLLTLVQGHSLFTCEPITIARCSGMPYNMTFFPNVMGHYDQDTAALRMEPFLTLMNLHCSPDVHTFLCKAFVPVCLEQVNVIHPCRSLCEKVYSDCKQLMDTFGITWPEELECARLTNCDETVPATAAVTTNVHGALKTPGQTRRDYGFWCPRHLHTTNGQGYKFLGIDQCAPPCPNMYFKNYELDVAKSFIGIVSIFCLCATLFTFLTFLIDVKRFRYPERPIIYYSVCYSIVSLMYFIGFLLGNRTACNEADDKLEIGETVVLGSQNKACTVLFMALYFFTMAGTIWWVILTITWFLAAGRKWSCEAIAQKAMWFHAVAWGIPGFLTIMLLAMNKVEGDNISGVCFVGLYDVDASLYFVLLPLCLCVFLGLSLLLAGIISLNHVRQVIQHDGRNQEKLKKFMIRIGVFSGLYLVPLVALLGCYGYELVNRKVWETTWVFDHCDQYHIPCPYQAKALARPEIFLFLMKYLLTLIVGISPVFWVGSKKTCSEWANFFNRNRKRDPISESRRVLQESCEFFLRHNSKVKHKKKHYKSTSRRLKVISKSMGTSTGGTANHGTSAVAITNHDYLSHETVAEIKTSPETSEKELEADGTSARRVEEGENSGDQMLPGSKLTVDQGEKRNKADSTCEMSSLAESMKRGGEGRITPKSDFVESPSLQSSCSQIPDVSQAASVPLLVYSASDTRRELDSGNSSNL